In one Halosimplex halophilum genomic region, the following are encoded:
- a CDS encoding cytochrome b, with product MSIERKDEHDHESWMESRDLTAIEEIYLTVLLWLDRRLRIVDYLEILENMYYKVNFQMPKSHTEQYNLDNKFWYWYPLYALGSFSTIAYVVAAISGALLGFYYAPGAGASNGTPDLAYNSITFIMTDLNFGFFLRSLHRWSAQVMVAAVFLHMLRVYFTGAYKEPRELNWIIGIVLISLTMVFGYTGYLLPWDQLAFWAGQIGVEMSLSIPLIGEWVAQLLFGGFTLSQSTVQRMYILHVFVLPFVTTGLIAVHIGIVWMQGIAEPH from the coding sequence GGCCATCGAGGAGATCTACCTGACCGTGCTGCTGTGGCTCGACAGGCGACTCCGCATCGTCGACTATCTGGAGATCCTCGAGAACATGTACTACAAGGTCAACTTCCAGATGCCCAAGAGCCACACCGAGCAGTACAACCTGGACAACAAGTTCTGGTACTGGTACCCGCTGTACGCGCTGGGGTCGTTCTCGACGATCGCGTACGTCGTCGCGGCCATCTCCGGCGCCCTGCTCGGGTTCTACTACGCGCCCGGCGCCGGCGCCTCCAACGGGACGCCGGACCTCGCGTACAACTCCATCACCTTCATCATGACCGACCTGAACTTCGGCTTCTTCCTCCGGAGTCTCCACCGCTGGTCGGCGCAGGTGATGGTCGCGGCCGTGTTCCTGCACATGCTGCGGGTGTACTTCACGGGCGCGTACAAGGAACCGCGCGAGCTCAACTGGATCATCGGCATCGTGCTCATCTCGCTGACGATGGTCTTCGGGTACACGGGGTACCTGCTCCCGTGGGACCAGCTGGCCTTCTGGGCCGGCCAGATCGGCGTCGAGATGAGCCTGTCGATACCGTTGATAGGCGAGTGGGTGGCCCAGCTACTCTTTGGCGGGTTCACCCTCAGCCAGTCGACGGTCCAGCGGATGTACATCCTGCACGTGTTCGTGCTCCCGTTCGTCACGACGGGGCTGATCGCCGTGCACATCGGCATCGTCTGGATGCAGGGCATCGCGGAACCCCACTGA